One Primulina huaijiensis chloroplast, complete genome genomic window, AAGCAATATTTTATTTATAATCCATCCATGGGGATGGGTTTCATTTCGTTCTCTTTGGGATCATAAATAACCTACTTAACTCAGTGGTTAGAGTATTGCTTTCATACGGCGGGAGTCATTGGTTCAAATCCAATAGTAGGTAGGACTTATTAGATACCGAAGTAAATGGTATCTAATAAGTTTTTTGACCCACCCTCCCTAAAATATTATATTGATTTTTTATTTAATTTTTGAATTCCGTTGTATCAAAATTGGATTCTGCTTGATTGAATTCACTCGACAAAATCCAATCTAAATAGGATTTAGAAACAGAACTTATTTTGATTATTCGAACGAACCAAATAGTTATGAAATCATATTGACAGCCTCTACTCTTGTCCTAGCCCGGCGGAGAGCTAGATTTGCCTCAATTATTTGTCTCTTTCCTTCAGCTTTTCTAAAATTAGCTTCTGCTAGTTCACGAGTTTGTTTAGCTTCTTCTGGATCAATATCACTGCCCCTTTCTGCATCATTTACTAAAACAGTGATCTGATTATTGCCTATTCTAGCAAAACCACCCATCATAACCATCGTTACCCATTGGTCCTGAAAGCGTATTCTCAAAATCCCTATATCTACAGCTGTAGCAATCGGGGCATGATTTGGTAATATGCCAATTTGACCACTAGTCGTACATAAAATGATTTCTTTCACTTCTGAATCCCAAACAATTCGATTAGGGGTCAGTACACAAAGATTTAAGGTCATTTCTTCAAATTGCTCTCCATTTCTAAGTTCACAGCCTTCGTGGTAACTTCATCGATATTACCTACCAAATAAAAGGCTTGTTCAGGAAGACCATCTAATTCTCCGGAAAGGATCGATTGAAACCCTCTAATGGTTTCTGCTAAATCAACATATTTACCTGAAGAACCGGTAAATACTTCTGCTACAAAAAAGGGTTGTGATAAGAAACGCTCAATTTTGCGCGCTCTTGCTACAGTTAAACGATCCTCTTCGGATAATTCGTCCAACCCGAGGATAGCTATAATGTCCTGAAGTTCTTTATAACGTTGTAAAGTTTGCTTAACTCTTTGCGCAGTTTCATAATGTTCCTCACCAACGATCCGAGGTTGAAGCATGGTTGAAGTTGAATCTAAAGGATCTACTGCTGGATAGATACCTTTGGCAGCTAATCCTCTTGAGAGTACGGTAGTAGCATCTAAATGTGCAAATGTCGTAGCAGGAGCAGGATCCGTCAAATCGTCTGCAGGTACATAAACTGCTTGAATAGAAGTTATGGACCCTTCTTTCGTAGAAGTAATTCTTTCTTGTAAAGAACCCATTTCGGTACTCAGAGTAGGTTGATAACCGACAGCGGAAGGCATTCTACCCAATAAGGCCGATACTTCGGATCCTGCTTGTACGAAACGGAAGATATTATCGATAAATAGAAGTACGTCTTGTTCATTAACATCTCGGAAATATTCCGCCATCGTTAGGGCAGTTAAACCAACTCTCATACGAGCTCCCGGCGGTTCATTCATCTGGCCATAAACTAGAGCCACTTTTGATTCTGCAATATTTTCTTCATTAATCACTCCAGATTCTTTCATTTCCATGTAAAGATCGTTTCCTTCACGAGTACGTTCACCCACTCCGCCAAATACGGATACGCCCCCGTGGGCTTTGGCAATATTGTTAATCAATTCCATAATGAGTACCGTTTTACCAACCCCAGCTCCCCCAAACAGTCCGATTTTTCCCCCACGGCGATAAGGGGCTAAAAGATCTACTACTTTAATTCCTGTTTCAAAAATAGATAATTTTGTATCTAACTGTATAAAGGCAGGCGCAGATCGATGAATAGGAAATGTTGTACGAGTATCTACAGGACCTAAATTATCAACAGGCTCTCCAAGCACATTGAAAATTCGTCCCAGAGTTGCTCCACCGACCGGAACACT contains:
- the atpE gene encoding ATP synthase CF1 epsilon subunit, with the translated sequence MTLNLCVLTPNRIVWDSEVKEIILCTTSGQIGILPNHAPIATAVDIGILRIRFQDQWVTMVMMGGFARIGNNQITVLVNDAERGSDIDPEEAKQTRELAEANFRKAEGKRQIIEANLALRRARTRVEAVNMIS
- the atpB gene encoding ATP synthase CF1 beta subunit: MIINPTTSGSGVSALEKKKLGRIVQIIGPVLDVAFPPGKMPNIYNALVVKGRDTVGQPINVTCEVQQLLGNNRVRAVAMSATDGLMRGMELIDTGAPLSVPVGGATLGRIFNVLGEPVDNLGPVDTRTTFPIHRSAPAFIQLDTKLSIFETGIKVVDLLAPYRRGGKIGLFGGAGVGKTVLIMELINNIAKAHGGVSVFGGVGERTREGNDLYMEMKESGVINEENIAESKVALVYGQMNEPPGARMRVGLTALTMAEYFRDVNEQDVLLFIDNIFRFVQAGSEVSALLGRMPSAVGYQPTLSTEMGSLQERITSTKEGSITSIQAVYVPADDLTDPAPATTFAHLDATTVLSRGLAAKGIYPAVDPLDSTSTMLQPRIVGEEHYETAQRVKQTLQRYKELQDIIAILGLDELSEEDRLTVARARKIERFLSQPFFVAEVFTGSSGKYVDLAETIRGFQSILSGELDGLPEQAFYLVGNIDEVTTKAVNLEMESNLKK